Sequence from the Atribacterota bacterium genome:
CACGCTTCTTATCCTTTCCAGCTACTCTGGAAACACCAAAGAAATACTGGGAGTCGCACACGCAGCCCGAAAAAGGAATCTTCCCACCATCACTCTCACTTCGGGTGGGGAACTCCAGACCCTCTTCCCTCAGGAATCAGTTTTATTGCTTCCCAAAGGTTTCCAGCCCCGTTTCGCTTTGGGATATCTTCTGGGAAACCTTCTGGGGCTTTTTGAAAATCTTTTTCCAGAAGTATCCCTTCAAACCGAGGTGGACGAAGCCCTTACTCTCCTTCACGACCTCCTCCCCCACTACAACACCTTGGAAAACATGACCACTCCATACTACCTCGCAACCCTATTCGAAAGGAGATTACCAGTTATCTATGGTACCCAGAACTTCACCGATATTGTCGCGTATCGCTTCAAAACCCAGCTCAACGAAAACGCCAAAAATATGGCCCTCTATGGCGTTATCCCCGAAATCATGCACAACGAAATCGTAGGTTTACGCCACCCAGAGGGAATTCCCTGGGTATTTCTGATTCTCCGTGACCGAGAAGAACTTCCTATGATTCAAACCATGGTGCGGGTTCTGGTTCGATACCTCAAGTCCTGCCATTTTCCGGTTGAAGAAGTTTTCTCTCAGGGAAGTTCGTTTCTTACCCGCACCATGAGTCTTGTGGCCTTGGCTGACTGGACCAGTTTTTTTCTGGCACTCAAAAATCAAGAAGACCCCATTCAAATTCCACCAATACGGCATCTCAAGCGCATTTTGCAATATTTTGAGTGCACCATGGAGGAGGAAACACCATGAGAAAGACTCTCTCGCCTTTCTGGTTCTTTTGCCTTTTGCTTTGTTTTATGGCAACCGTGGAAGCCCAGGAACTCCGGTGGCAGGAAATTCCGTTCGCTGAACTCGGCTGGGAAAACGACCAGAAGCTAGAAGGAAGCCATCCCTCGCATACCCTGTATTTCCCAGACTTTCCCGGTATTAACTGGGAACAGAGTTATCTTCACCTGGAAATTGAGGTTCCCTCGGTCCTGAGCCCTTCTTCCTCGCTGACCGTGCGTGGAGATGGGAATCTTCTCCTTACCACCTCTCTTCGAAGTGGCACGCTTTCTATCCCCCTCAAAGAGCTTTCTCCAGGAAAAAATCCACATCGCATTGACATCGAACCGTATCTTTTCATCAGTGACAACCTCTGTGAAGACCTGAACTCAGGAAATCTCTTCTGCTTTGTGAAAAAGGAGAGTCGATTCGTCCTCTTTCGCCAGGAAACCACTATCGCCACCTTAACCGATTTCCTTAACCTTCCAGAAAAACGGATAGAAATCATCCTCCCTACTGGCGAATGGTCAAAAGACCTGGAAAAAGCCTACATGAAGCTCTATGCGTTTTTGCGACGTTCTCTGCGGAATACCCCTCTTACCATTGAAACCAGCATCGCTCAGGAAGGGCAATCCCTTCTTGCCGACCATCGCCGCATTTTCTTGCAAGAACGTGCTCAACACGATTTTGAACTTTACGGAAAAACCCTTTTTCTCACCCCTCAAGGTGTGGAAGCCCTGGTTG
This genomic interval carries:
- a CDS encoding SIS domain-containing protein, with the translated sequence LAEGYAQAKNVPLSPRYREIQQIVFTGIGGSGIGGQIVKHILRNRLPVPFEIISSPPLPHFVNHGTLLILSSYSGNTKEILGVAHAARKRNLPTITLTSGGELQTLFPQESVLLLPKGFQPRFALGYLLGNLLGLFENLFPEVSLQTEVDEALTLLHDLLPHYNTLENMTTPYYLATLFERRLPVIYGTQNFTDIVAYRFKTQLNENAKNMALYGVIPEIMHNEIVGLRHPEGIPWVFLILRDREELPMIQTMVRVLVRYLKSCHFPVEEVFSQGSSFLTRTMSLVALADWTSFFLALKNQEDPIQIPPIRHLKRILQYFECTMEEETP